From Paraglaciecola sp. L1A13:
CTCATTGAAATTAAAGCCATTATTTAAATGGCATGAGTTATGTATTAGTTTCCTTGAAAGTAACGTCTCCTAAGTGATTTACGGAGAAACACGAACCGAGGAACGATTTATGAAAAAACTTACCCTAGCATCAATTATCGCCAGTCTATTAGCAACATCAGCATTTGCCGCACAGCAACAGTCCGATGCACCTCAAATGCCTGAACTTACAGACAAGACCTTTGTTGCATTAGATAGCAATAAAGATGGATTCGTCTCACAGCAAGAAGCAAAGCAAGATAATATTTGGAATGTCTTTGTTAAAGTAGATGAAGATGCTGATGGTCAAATTAATCCGCGCGAATTTAATACCTACGCAAGCATCTATAGTGAAGCAGATATCGACTTAGCAGACACGGTTGACTCCCATGCAGAAAATGCCCTTGATGAAGTAGGCACCAGCAGTAATGAAGCAATCAGCGCAGCCGATAGTGAATTAAGCCGCGCGAAGCAAAATGCTATTTCGGCCAAAGCGCAAAACAGTAACGCCGAACTGAGTACGCAGCTCACTGAGCACGACAGTCATGATGACGTTAACGCGATGACCGATAGCGAAGACCAGATGAAAGATGCTGAATCCAATGTCCAAAATGCGTTAGATAATGCTAAAGAGCTTAGTCTACAGGGACAAGAAGCGATTGATCATAATATTGATCAAAGTACTGAGGGTTTAAATCAGCAACTTGACGACAGTCAATCTGGGATTGCAGCATCGTCAACTACAAAGATTAACGCAGATTTAGAAAACGAAAATCCAGCTTTAAAGATCCCTGAACAACCAGAACCTATTAAACAAGCGTTTGGTGACGTAGATGCTGACGAAGATGGTTTCATCAATAAAGATGAAGCAAGTGACGCAGCGATTGCCGAGCATTTTGACAATGCTGATGTCAATAGTGATGACAAAATCAGTCAACAAGAGTATGACACTTTTGTAAAAGGTCAGCACCTTATCGAACGTGATTAAATACCTAGCTTTGGTAAATAACAGAATTAAATATTGAAAAGTATGTACAAAAAGCCGCGCAAGTTAATTAACTTGCGCGGCTTTTCTTTTGCGTACAGCACCATTTTTACATCAAGTAGCTAGTGTATTGCAGCTAACGTGAAGGTGTATTTTGCTTACGGATTGCGTGATAGCAAACTGAGCACGTTTTGGCACTTAGCCCCACCGATGCATCAAAAAGCGCAGCAAACAATAGTGCCATACAAATCCCCCAACCTAACGCTGCAGGATCAAGCGGGACCGTATAACTGAATTGATTGGTCGTTTCTTGCAAAATTTGTGGGTTATAATGCGTCAATAAATAATAAGTACGTTTAACAACACCGGCTCTTAGGTTATCCCACTGACTTTGCAAAGATTGTTCGCGTTGAAATATGGCCCTAACGTTCAGGGCGTCTTGATTGAAGACTCTGTCAGGACTACGTTGGTAGTGCGCAATTAGCTTATTAAGATCACCGTCAAAATAACGTTCCGCAGTCTGCTGAAATCCAACTAGGCTTTGCTGGGCTTCGAGTAAGTGTGCATCCACTCTTTTTTGGTACTGATCTACAAATGCAGGTATCTGCACACCGCAAAGCAGTCCAATGGCAAAAATGGCTAACCGAATATATTCTCTTAATATGTTCATAGCTTCTACTACCCGTTATACGCTGAATCGATATTACATACCTAAGATACGCCATCAACGATTGCCTGTCATAAGCGGTAAACTTATTATGATAGACGTATAGAAAAGGGCTCAATATGTTTAATACCTTAGCATTGACCGCAGCAACCATATTCTTCTGCCTAACGAATGTTTTATTCAGTAGTGAAACGCTGGCAACTAATGACACGCAAAAGGCAGAAGACATACATGCAGATACGTGCCCCACTGTATTCTACCAATTACAGCTTTCGTTTGATGCCAGCGCATGCCACGTTTTTGCCAGAACACTTCCCGCTTCAATAACGTACCACAGCAACCAACCGCCTAAAGCAGTTCAGCTATTCTTCCGTCAACAAATAGACACCCCCTTCACGCAAGCGTTCGATCACAATCGAATTTTGCTGCATTTAGAAGGCAATCATAAAATCATCGTAATTTCCCCAGATGGTCTAGGTAGCCAAGTAGATATACTGATTAACCCAAGCTAAATTCGATGGGTCTACGGCCTAATTTGTTCCCTAACATTTAAGCGCAACGTCTGGCACTGTCTTTGCTATATCTTCTGTAGGTATCAACACAGGCAAAAACTGTCAAATATTTGGCAGGCCTATAGGAGCAGGTATGGAATTGGCAATTATCTTAATGATGATATTAATCGTGGTCGCGATTGGTGCAGTAAAATTGAATGAACCAAGTTTAACCTTCCCGTTTAAAAAGAAGACGAATCTATTTACCCCCGTCGAGCGTAGCTTTCTCGCTCTTATTGACGAAGCTGTAGGTAATCAGTTTCGTATTATGTGCCGGGTGAAACTGTCAGACGTAGTTGCAACACGCGAAAGTGCTAACAAAAAGACCAGTAAAAACGCATATAGTCGCACCAGTGGTCGGCAACTTGATTTCGTCCTGTGTGCAAAAGATGACATGTCGCCCGTTATCGCAATCGATTTAGTGC
This genomic window contains:
- a CDS encoding EF-hand domain-containing protein — encoded protein: MKKLTLASIIASLLATSAFAAQQQSDAPQMPELTDKTFVALDSNKDGFVSQQEAKQDNIWNVFVKVDEDADGQINPREFNTYASIYSEADIDLADTVDSHAENALDEVGTSSNEAISAADSELSRAKQNAISAKAQNSNAELSTQLTEHDSHDDVNAMTDSEDQMKDAESNVQNALDNAKELSLQGQEAIDHNIDQSTEGLNQQLDDSQSGIAASSTTKINADLENENPALKIPEQPEPIKQAFGDVDADEDGFINKDEASDAAIAEHFDNADVNSDDKISQQEYDTFVKGQHLIERD
- a CDS encoding DUF2937 family protein → MNILREYIRLAIFAIGLLCGVQIPAFVDQYQKRVDAHLLEAQQSLVGFQQTAERYFDGDLNKLIAHYQRSPDRVFNQDALNVRAIFQREQSLQSQWDNLRAGVVKRTYYLLTHYNPQILQETTNQFSYTVPLDPAALGWGICMALLFAALFDASVGLSAKTCSVCYHAIRKQNTPSR
- a CDS encoding DUF2726 domain-containing protein encodes the protein MELAIILMMILIVVAIGAVKLNEPSLTFPFKKKTNLFTPVERSFLALIDEAVGNQFRIMCRVKLSDVVATRESANKKTSKNAYSRTSGRQLDFVLCAKDDMSPVIAIDLVHANQNGKDGYKRQRDWFVSGALDAARIPHVRIKVRSGYTAKDIRQCIDAKLASVRIASSNTPLIAGTAGQVKDPNVATRPTKPLAQNPMAA